One window of Trifolium pratense cultivar HEN17-A07 linkage group LG5, ARS_RC_1.1, whole genome shotgun sequence genomic DNA carries:
- the LOC123885275 gene encoding uncharacterized protein LOC123885275 isoform X2: MEATDNNSSESTVQNDSERLPGMVNWGPATVIAVFAGMLYGGSREASSSVSKDAEVMLKLGSTEDKRAQYRLMRDAMEKRFIRVTRGALVGGVRLGMFTAAFYNIQNLLAEKRGVHDVFNVVGAGSATASAFGLIMPGSFRWRARNMALGSVLGAAFCFPLGWIHLKMVEIANEGNPDAHPRSDQKEVKSGVSAAIERLEGNLNK, translated from the exons ATGGAAGCCACTGACAACAACTCATCAGAATCCACCGTCCAAAAT GATTCTGAAAGATTACCTGGTATGGTTAATTGGGGTCCAGCAACTGTTATTGCAGTATTTGCAGGCATGTTATATGGTGGTAGCAGGGAGGCATCTTCTTCTGTT AGCAAGGATGCAGAAGTGATGTTGAAACTTGGGAGCACAGAAGACAAACGAGCGCAATATCGGTTGATGAGAGATGCAATGGAGAAACGGTTCATTCGAGTTACACGAGGCGCACTAGTTGGAGGGGTACGACTTGGAATGTTCACTGCTGCATTTTATAACATACAAAATCTGCTTGCGGAGAAACGTGGTGTGCATGATGTTTTCAATGTTGTGGGAGCTGGATCAGCCACTGCTTCAGCTTTTGGTTTAATAA TGCCCGGATCATTCCGTTGGAGAGCAAGGAATATGGCACTAGGATCAGTACTGGGAGCAGCATTTTGTTTTCCTCTTG GTTGGATCCATTTGAAGATGGTAGAAATAGCGAATGAAGGGAATCCGGATGCACATCCACGTTCAGACCAGAAAGAAGTGAAGAGTGGCGTTAGTGCTGCAATTGAGAGGCTTGAAGGAAATTTAAACAAATGA
- the LOC123885275 gene encoding uncharacterized protein LOC123885275 isoform X1 has product MEATDNNSSESTVQNQDSERLPGMVNWGPATVIAVFAGMLYGGSREASSSVSKDAEVMLKLGSTEDKRAQYRLMRDAMEKRFIRVTRGALVGGVRLGMFTAAFYNIQNLLAEKRGVHDVFNVVGAGSATASAFGLIMPGSFRWRARNMALGSVLGAAFCFPLGWIHLKMVEIANEGNPDAHPRSDQKEVKSGVSAAIERLEGNLNK; this is encoded by the exons ATGGAAGCCACTGACAACAACTCATCAGAATCCACCGTCCAAAAT CAGGATTCTGAAAGATTACCTGGTATGGTTAATTGGGGTCCAGCAACTGTTATTGCAGTATTTGCAGGCATGTTATATGGTGGTAGCAGGGAGGCATCTTCTTCTGTT AGCAAGGATGCAGAAGTGATGTTGAAACTTGGGAGCACAGAAGACAAACGAGCGCAATATCGGTTGATGAGAGATGCAATGGAGAAACGGTTCATTCGAGTTACACGAGGCGCACTAGTTGGAGGGGTACGACTTGGAATGTTCACTGCTGCATTTTATAACATACAAAATCTGCTTGCGGAGAAACGTGGTGTGCATGATGTTTTCAATGTTGTGGGAGCTGGATCAGCCACTGCTTCAGCTTTTGGTTTAATAA TGCCCGGATCATTCCGTTGGAGAGCAAGGAATATGGCACTAGGATCAGTACTGGGAGCAGCATTTTGTTTTCCTCTTG GTTGGATCCATTTGAAGATGGTAGAAATAGCGAATGAAGGGAATCCGGATGCACATCCACGTTCAGACCAGAAAGAAGTGAAGAGTGGCGTTAGTGCTGCAATTGAGAGGCTTGAAGGAAATTTAAACAAATGA
- the LOC123885276 gene encoding P34 probable thiol protease-like, with translation MKFITVSMMMMIFFWACVYSVDEPPTRSEESIDEIFEKWMLDFGRTYANSTEMKKRRQIFKEELEYIDKFNSQGNHSYTVGLNQFSDLTEEEWHGFSGCSYDSDPTIRGLSLKSCIRKYLEEDYFYIECSWNVDESLKLSESEEASIDQTFLNISLRFFISVLFAYVRPKSNIHFSKISSMDSSERVGGSSTE, from the exons ATGAAGTTTATTACAGTttccatgatgatgatgatctttTTTTGGGCATGTGTTTACTCTGTTGATGAGCCTCCAACACGCTCAGAAGAATCCattgatgaaatttttgaaaaatggaTGTTGGATTTTGGTCGTACATACGCAAACAGCACTGAGATGAAGAAACGTAGACAAATATTCAAGGAGGAGTTGGAATATATCGACAAGTTTAACAGTCAAG GTAACCACAGTTACACCGTAGGATTAAATCAATTCTCGGATTTAACTGAAGAAGAATGGCACGGTTTTTCCGGTTGCTCATACGACTCTGATCCAACTATTAGAGGATTGTCTCTTAAATCATGTATCAGGAAATATTTGGAGGAAGATTATTTTTACATAGAGTGTTCCtggaatgttgatgaatctctAAAACTCTCTGAATCAGAAGAAGCATCCATTGATCAAACCTTCTTAAATATTTCTCTACGTTTCTTCATCTCGGTGCTGTTTGCGTATGTACGACCAAAATCCAACAtccatttttcaaaaatttcatcaatGGATTCTTCTGAGCGTGTTGGAGGCTCATCAACAGAGTAA
- the LOC123886883 gene encoding uncharacterized protein LOC123886883, with the protein MFTAAFYNIQNLLAEKRGVHDVFNVVGAGSATASAFGLIMPGSFHWRARNMALGSVLGAAFCFPLGWIHLKMVEIANEGNPDAHPRSDQKEVKSGVSAAIERLEGNLNK; encoded by the exons ATGTTCACTGCTGCATTTTATAACATACAAAATCTGCTTGCGGAGAAACGTGGTGTGCATGATGTTTTCAATGTTGTGGGAGCTGGATCAGCCACTGCTTCAGCTTTTGGTTTAATAA TGCCCGGATCATTCCATTGGAGAGCAAGGAATATGGCACTAGGATCAGTACTGGGAGCAGCATTTTGTTTTCCTCTTG GTTGGATCCATTTGAAGATGGTAGAAATAGCGAATGAAGGGAATCCGGATGCACATCCACGTTCAGACCAGAAAGAAGTGAAGAGTGGCGTTAGTGCTGCAATTGAGAGGCTTGAAGgaaatttaaacaaataa
- the LOC123884971 gene encoding U3 small nucleolar ribonucleoprotein protein MPP10 isoform X2 — protein MANTNNAGAEALRRLKEVDPPSLLAPNPTLSETARAASQYLFSSIRPFSQKCPLDQLLVDGYDAEQIWHQIDLQTQPLLSTLRRRVNQFVKNPDEIAQLKVPSSVAKKVEAKNHEEWEQESDDFDEELDEDDDDEDDFEGVEKEEKNGGSDGEEEDDDDDDDEEGSEDEDEDEEGEKEKGKGKDSGIEDKFLKINELNEYLEKEENNYENAEEADDGDEDSEEDDELEKAGEFEMDEDDEDDDEEEDEDDEEEEEGMENARYDDFFVGKKEKSSKRKDQLVEESEDSGDEDDMESNKQKKRTASTHEKQLEKIQSEIELMEKANVEPKTWSMQGEVTAANRPVDSLLAVNLDFEHNVRPTPVITEEFTASIEEMIQKRIIEGLFNDVQRAPRLPSKAPREVKELDDNKSKKGLAEMYEQEYVQKIDPTSAPLSSKDKLKNEASMLFKRLCLKLDALSHFSFAPKPVIEDMSFQTNVPALAMEEIAPVAVSDAAMLAPEEVFDGKGDVKEEAELTQAERKRRRANKKRKFKADAVKRSEKKARSEKKEDNAIPGQVNG, from the exons ATGGCCAACACAAACAACGCCGGCGCCGAAGCCCTACGCCGTCTGAAAGAAGTAGATCCACCGTCATTGCTCGCACCCAATCCAACCCTATCGGAAACCGCCCGTGCTGCATCGCAGTACCTATTCTCTTCCATCAGACCCTTCTCCCAAAAATGTCCATTAGATCAACTCCTAGTCGACGGTTACGATGCTGAGCAGATTTGGCATCAAATTGACCTCCAAACTCAGCCTCTCTTGTCCACTCTTCGCCGCCGGGTGAATCAGTTTGTCAAAAATCCTGATGAGATTGCGCAGCTGAAGGTTCCTTCGAGTGTTGCAAAGAAGGTGGAAGCAAAGAATCATGAGGAGTGGGAACAGGAAAGTGATGATTTTGATGAGGAATTGGATGAAGATGACGACGATGAGGATGATTTTGAAGGAGTAGAAAAGGAGGAGAAAAATGGAGGAAGTGATGGAGAAgaagaggatgatgatgatgatgatgatgaagaagggAGCGAGGACGAGGATGAAGACGAGGAGGGTGAAAAAGAGAAAGGTAAAGGTAAAGATAGTGGCATTGAagataaatttttgaaaataaatgaaTTGAATGAGTATTTAGAGAAGGAGGAAAATAATTATGAGAATGCTGAGGAGGCAGATGACGGCGATGAAGAcagtgaagaagatgatgaactcGAAAAG GCTGGTGAGTTTGAGATGGATGAGGATGACgaggatgatgatgaagaagaagatgaagacgatgaagaagaagaagagggcATGGAAAATGCAAG GTATGATGATTTCTTTGTaggtaaaaaagaaaagagctCAAAAAGAAAAGATCAATTGGTTGAGGAATCTGAAGATTCCGGTGATGAAGATGACATGGAATCCAACAAACAg AAGAAAAGGACTGCTTCTACCCATGAAAAGCAGCTGGAAAAAATTCAATCAGAGATAGAGCTGATGGAAAAAGCTAATGTAGAGCCAAAAACTTGGTCTATGCAGGGTGAG GTAACTGCTGCAAACAGACCCGTTGATAGTCTATTGGCAGTGAATCTTGATTTTGAGCATAATGTGAGACCTACTCCTGTAATCACTGAGGAGTTTACAGCTTCAATTGAGGAAATGATCCAGAAAAGGATTATTGAG GGGCTTTTTAACGATGTTCAAAGAGCTCCTAGATTGCCATCGAAAGCGCCTCGGGAAGTTAAAGAATTG GATGATAATAAAAGCAAGAAGGGTCTTGCAGAAATGTATGAG cAAGAATATGTTCAGAAGATTGACCCAACATCTGCTCCATTGTCATCCAAAGATAAACTAAAAAATGAG GCAAGCATGCTGTTTAAGAGACTCTGTCTGAAGCTGGATGCCCTTTCTCATTTTAGCTTTGCTCCAAAACCT GTTATAGAGGACATGTCCTTCCAAACAAATGTACCTGCTCTGGCAATGGAAGAA ATTGCTCCTGTGGCTGTTTCAGATGCTGCTATGCTGGCTCCTGAGGAGGTCTTTGATGGGAAGGGTGATGTTAAGGAAGAAGCAGAACTTACACAGGCAGAAAGGAAAAGGAGGAGAGctaataagaaaagaaaatttaaag CGGACGCAGTAAAAAGGTCAGAAAAAAAGGCAAGGTCGGAAAAGAAGGAAGACAATGCAATTCCTGGCCAAGTTAATG GCTAA
- the LOC123884971 gene encoding U3 small nucleolar ribonucleoprotein protein MPP10 isoform X1, with translation MANTNNAGAEALRRLKEVDPPSLLAPNPTLSETARAASQYLFSSIRPFSQKCPLDQLLVDGYDAEQIWHQIDLQTQPLLSTLRRRVNQFVKNPDEIAQLKVPSSVAKKVEAKNHEEWEQESDDFDEELDEDDDDEDDFEGVEKEEKNGGSDGEEEDDDDDDDEEGSEDEDEDEEGEKEKGKGKDSGIEDKFLKINELNEYLEKEENNYENAEEADDGDEDSEEDDELEKAGEFEMDEDDEDDDEEEDEDDEEEEEGMENARYDDFFVGKKEKSSKRKDQLVEESEDSGDEDDMESNKQVCVCVCVYVCVCMIVKIFILKIKFSYPVFLYSFMQKKRTASTHEKQLEKIQSEIELMEKANVEPKTWSMQGEVTAANRPVDSLLAVNLDFEHNVRPTPVITEEFTASIEEMIQKRIIEGLFNDVQRAPRLPSKAPREVKELDDNKSKKGLAEMYEQEYVQKIDPTSAPLSSKDKLKNEASMLFKRLCLKLDALSHFSFAPKPVIEDMSFQTNVPALAMEEIAPVAVSDAAMLAPEEVFDGKGDVKEEAELTQAERKRRRANKKRKFKADAVKRSEKKARSEKKEDNAIPGQVNG, from the exons ATGGCCAACACAAACAACGCCGGCGCCGAAGCCCTACGCCGTCTGAAAGAAGTAGATCCACCGTCATTGCTCGCACCCAATCCAACCCTATCGGAAACCGCCCGTGCTGCATCGCAGTACCTATTCTCTTCCATCAGACCCTTCTCCCAAAAATGTCCATTAGATCAACTCCTAGTCGACGGTTACGATGCTGAGCAGATTTGGCATCAAATTGACCTCCAAACTCAGCCTCTCTTGTCCACTCTTCGCCGCCGGGTGAATCAGTTTGTCAAAAATCCTGATGAGATTGCGCAGCTGAAGGTTCCTTCGAGTGTTGCAAAGAAGGTGGAAGCAAAGAATCATGAGGAGTGGGAACAGGAAAGTGATGATTTTGATGAGGAATTGGATGAAGATGACGACGATGAGGATGATTTTGAAGGAGTAGAAAAGGAGGAGAAAAATGGAGGAAGTGATGGAGAAgaagaggatgatgatgatgatgatgatgaagaagggAGCGAGGACGAGGATGAAGACGAGGAGGGTGAAAAAGAGAAAGGTAAAGGTAAAGATAGTGGCATTGAagataaatttttgaaaataaatgaaTTGAATGAGTATTTAGAGAAGGAGGAAAATAATTATGAGAATGCTGAGGAGGCAGATGACGGCGATGAAGAcagtgaagaagatgatgaactcGAAAAG GCTGGTGAGTTTGAGATGGATGAGGATGACgaggatgatgatgaagaagaagatgaagacgatgaagaagaagaagagggcATGGAAAATGCAAG GTATGATGATTTCTTTGTaggtaaaaaagaaaagagctCAAAAAGAAAAGATCAATTGGTTGAGGAATCTGAAGATTCCGGTGATGAAGATGACATGGAATCCAACAAACAggtctgtgtgtgtgtgtgtgtttatgtgtgtgtgtgtatgattgtaaagatatttattttaaaaattaaattttcatatcCTGTTTTTTTGTACTCATTTATGCAGAAGAAAAGGACTGCTTCTACCCATGAAAAGCAGCTGGAAAAAATTCAATCAGAGATAGAGCTGATGGAAAAAGCTAATGTAGAGCCAAAAACTTGGTCTATGCAGGGTGAG GTAACTGCTGCAAACAGACCCGTTGATAGTCTATTGGCAGTGAATCTTGATTTTGAGCATAATGTGAGACCTACTCCTGTAATCACTGAGGAGTTTACAGCTTCAATTGAGGAAATGATCCAGAAAAGGATTATTGAG GGGCTTTTTAACGATGTTCAAAGAGCTCCTAGATTGCCATCGAAAGCGCCTCGGGAAGTTAAAGAATTG GATGATAATAAAAGCAAGAAGGGTCTTGCAGAAATGTATGAG cAAGAATATGTTCAGAAGATTGACCCAACATCTGCTCCATTGTCATCCAAAGATAAACTAAAAAATGAG GCAAGCATGCTGTTTAAGAGACTCTGTCTGAAGCTGGATGCCCTTTCTCATTTTAGCTTTGCTCCAAAACCT GTTATAGAGGACATGTCCTTCCAAACAAATGTACCTGCTCTGGCAATGGAAGAA ATTGCTCCTGTGGCTGTTTCAGATGCTGCTATGCTGGCTCCTGAGGAGGTCTTTGATGGGAAGGGTGATGTTAAGGAAGAAGCAGAACTTACACAGGCAGAAAGGAAAAGGAGGAGAGctaataagaaaagaaaatttaaag CGGACGCAGTAAAAAGGTCAGAAAAAAAGGCAAGGTCGGAAAAGAAGGAAGACAATGCAATTCCTGGCCAAGTTAATG GCTAA
- the LOC123883351 gene encoding beta-galactosidase 15-like: MFNLRIHGIFVIACWTLILFEEMVGGSPLNNHVSVVETSTTGSICGYASEGTHLELKCPDGKVFSRVEFASYGDPSGKCGSFQKGKWHASDSLYETQDVCIGKQLCFFDVSSQEFNVKLDGIGRLAVQLQCDLYDPKISPKERVDKLRDEYEEPVDPTGPGEGLPYYGFGAPPPSVEL, from the coding sequence ATGTTTAATCTTAGGATTCATGGGATCTTTGTGATTGCATGTTGGACATTGATTTTGTTTGAAGAAATGGTTGGAGGAAGCCCTTTGAATAATCATGTGTCTGTTGTTGAGACAAGTACAACTGGTTCTATATGTGGATATGCATCAGAAGGCACACATTTAGAATTGAAATGCCCAGATGGAAAAGTTTTTTCAAGAGTTGAATTCGCAAGCTATGGTGATCCAAGTGGAAAATGTGGATCGTTCCAAAAAGGAAAATGGCATGCATCAGACAGTTTGTATGAAACTCAAGATGTATGTATTGGAAAACAATTATGTTTCTTTGACGTTTCGAGTCAGGAATTTAATGTCAAACTAGATGGCATTGGTAGATTAGCTGTGCAACTCCAATGTGATTTGTATGATCCTAAAATCAGTCCAAAAGAACGGGTGGATAAGCTACGTGACGAATACGAGGAACCTGTTGATCCGACAGGTCCTGGTGAGGGACTTCCGTACTATGGCTTTGGTGCTCCTCCTCCTTCTGTTGAATTATAG
- the LOC123883863 gene encoding uncharacterized protein LOC123883863, whose amino-acid sequence MNFVAVSSKGTWHPIMTTDTTIQSYWLNWKVLICVILIILSTIFSSLLIWKYEVLLLSWKSTRNDDMEIQKETSSSSSSLSSLYLYEDETWKPCLKGIHPAWLLAFRVFAFILLLVLLILTVTTDGGSIFYYYTQWTFSSVTIYFGLGCVLSMHGCYQYHKKASGDKVINVDVDSEQGIYETSKLPQSSNPPSHHDKASQEHIVRQQAGIWGYMFQILFQINAGAVILTDCAFWFIIVPFLTIKDYNITLLTISMHTINAVFLLGDTALNCLRFPWFRIGYFCLWTVTYVIFQWIVHAIVKLWWPYTFLDLSSHYAPLCYFSMALLHIPCYGIFILIMKLKHNVLSTRFLDSYQCGR is encoded by the exons ATGAACTTTGTAGCAGTTTCTTCCAAAGGAACTTGGCATCCCATCATGACTACTGATACAACCATCCAAAGTTACTGGCTGAATTGGAAGGTTTTGATTTGTGTCATATTAATCATACTTTCAACCATCTTTTCATCATTGCTTATATGGAAGTACGAGGTTTTACTTTTATCATGGAAGTCAACAAGAAATGATGACATGGAAATCCAAAAagaaacatcatcatcatcatcatcattatcaagtttGTATTTGTATGAAGATGAAACTTGGAAGCCTTGTCTTAAAGGAATTCATCCTGCATGGTTGTTAGCTTTTAGAGTTTTTGCATTTATTCTGCTTTTGGTGCTTCTCATACTCACTGTTACTACTGATGGAGGaagcattttttattattacactca GTGGACTTTTTCTTCAGTCACTATCTATTTTGGG CTTGGATGTGTTCTCTCTATGCATGGATGTTATCAGTATCATAAGAAAGCAAGTGGTGATAAGGTGATAAATGTGGATGTGGATTCTGAGCAAGGAATTTATGAGACTTCTAAACTTCCCCAAAGTTCAAATCCACCTAGTCATCATGATAAAGCTTCACAAGAACATATTGTCCGGCAACAAGCCGGCATTTGGGGTTACATGTTTCAAATATTGTTCCAG ATTAATGCAGGTGCAGTAATACTGACAGATTGTGCATTTTGGTTCATAATTGTTCCCTTTCTAACCATCAAAGATTACAACATAACTTTG CTGACCATAAGCATGCATACCATCAATGCCGTTTTCTTGCTCGGAGATACAGCTTTAAACTGCCTA CGGTTCCCTTGGTTTCGAATAGGATACTTTTGTTTGTGGACAGTTACATATGTCATTTTCCAATGGATTGTTCATGCTATAGTTAAACTctg GTGGCCATATACATTTCTTGACTTGTCATCTCACTATGCTCCATTatg TTACTTTTCAATGGCATTGCTGCATATTCCTTGCtatggaatcttcattttaatAATGAAGTTGAAGCACAATGTGTTGTCAACACGATTTCTTGACTCATACCAATGTGGCAGATGA
- the LOC123883864 gene encoding uncharacterized protein LOC123883864 codes for MQSLSLSSSKSLAGLRLVGQDARLKRKSSVVVVVVACGSKDTPPLTPTSTSFLSRTQTYALLKQQMEVAAKSEDYKEAARIRDSLKLFEEEEPVLRLRRLIKEAIADQRFQDAATYRDELKKIAPHSLLKCSSDATTQGVRVQVRSVYIEGRSQPSKGLYFFAYRIRITNNSDDTVQLLRRHWIITDANGRTENVWGIGVVGEQPVLLPRTSFEYSSACPLSTPNGIMEGEFEMIHVDKVGSRSFNATIAPFSLALLGDDDCNTI; via the exons atgcaatcttTATCGTTAAGTAGTAGCAAGAGTTTGGCAGGTTTACGATTGGTAGGTCAGGATGCGAGGCTGAAGAGAAAGAGTAGCGTCGTCGTGGTTGTGGTCGCATGTGGCAGCAAAGACACTCCTCCTCTAACTCCAACTTCAACCTCATTTCTCTCCAGGACTCAAACTTACGCTCTTTTGAAACAACAAATGGAAGTTGCTGCTAAATCCGAG GATTACAAGGAAGCTGCTAGAATTCGTGATTCGCTTAAAttgtttgaagaagaagagCCTGTTTTGCGTTTAAGGAGGTTAATCAAAGAAGCAATTGCTGATCAGAGGTTCCAG GATGCAGCTACTTATCGTGATGAGCTAAAAAAAATTGCTCCACACTCTCTTTTAAAATGTTCCAGTGATGCTACAACACAG GGAGTCAGGGTTCAAGTCAGGAGTGTATATATAGAGGGCAGAAGTCAGCCTTCAAAAGGACTCTACTTTTTTGCATATAGAATAAGAATTACCAATAATTCAGATGACACCGTTCAACTTCTTAGAAGGCATTGGATTATAACCGACGCTAATGGGAGAACAGAAAATGTATG GGGAATCGGGGTTGTTGGTGAACAGCCTGTACTTCTTCCCAGGACTAGTTTTGAGTACTCTTCGGCATGCCCATTAAGCACACCAAATGGTATAATG GAAGGTGAATTTGAGATGATCCATGTTGATAAAGTAGGTTCGCGTTCATTTAATGCTACCATTGCCCCGTTTTCTCTCGCTCTGCTAGGAGATGATGACTGCAATACTATTTGA
- the LOC123883862 gene encoding triose phosphate/phosphate translocator, non-green plastid, chloroplastic-like, whose translation MQATLLPLTPSLSLYKSQSSLSSSSSSSSSIFNPSFSSSSFPSSWKLPLVSSSSSSKLISLTPLHSSNHLQTKATTTAAADSSSESSSLFKALELGILFCLWFSFNIYFNIYNKQVLKVYHLPVTLTAVQFAIGTLLVGFMWGLNLYKRPKLTSSQLLAIFPLALVHTLGNLFTNMSLGKVAVSFTHTVKSMEPFFSVLLSSMFLGEMPTAWVVFSLVPIAGGVALASATEASFNWVGFLSAMASNLTNQSRNVLSKKLMVNKEESVDNITLFSIITVMSFFLSLPLAIFMEGVKFTPTYIQSAGLDVQQVYIRSLLAALCFHAYQQVAYMILERVSPVTHSVANCLKRVIVIVSSVIFFQTPVSPINALGTGIALSGVFLYSRVTRIKPKTD comes from the exons ATGCAGGCTACCCTTTTACCTCTAAccccttctctctctctctacaaaTCTCAATCCTCTctctcttcatcttcttcttcttcttcttccattttcaacccttctttctcttcctcttctttCCCATCATCATGGAAATTACctcttgtttcttcttcttcttcttcaaaactAATCTCCTTGACACCCCTTCATTCATCCAACCATTTACAAACCAAAGCAACAACCACCGCAGCCGCCGACTCCTCCTCCGAAAGCAGCAGTCTATTCAAAGCTTTAGAGCTTGGGATTCTTTTTTGCCTATGGTTCTCCTTTAACATCTACTTTAATATCTACAACAAACAGGTCTTAAAGGTTTATCATTTACCTGTAACTCTAACTGCGGTTCAATTTGCTATTGGGACACTCCTTGTAGGATTCATGTGGGGTCTTAATCTTTATAAAAGGCCAAAACTTACTTCTTCACAG CTTTTAGCAATATTTCCATTGGCTTTGGTACATACATTAGGGAACCTTTTCACTAATATGAGTCTTGGAAAAGTTGCTGTCTCTTTTACACATACTGTTAAATCAATGGAGCCTTTCTTTTCTGTCCTTCTGTCTTCTATGTTCCTTGGAGAG ATGCCTACAGCATGGGTGGTTTTTTCCCTTGTGCCTATTGCTGGTGGAGTGGCGCTGGCATCTGCTACGGAAGCCTCTTTCAATTG GGTTGGGTTTTTGAGTGCAATGGCTTCCAATTTGACGAATCAATCTCGTAATGTTCTTAGCAAAAAACTCATGGTTAACAAGGAG GAATCTGTGGACAACATAACACTCTTCTCAATAATAACAGTCATGTCATTCTTCCTATCATTACCTCTAGCTATCTTCATGGAGGGTGTCAAATTTACCCCCACTTACATTCAATCTGCA GGATTAGATGTTCAACAAGTGTACATAAGATCTCTTCTTGCCGCACTTTGTTTCCACGCGTACCAGCAA GTTGCTTATATGATACTGGAGAGGGTATCACCTGTTACACATTCAGTAGCAAACTGTTTGAAACGTGTGATAGTTATTGTAAGCTCTGTCATTTTTTTCCAAACACCAGTCTCACCAATTAATGCATTAG GAACTGGTATAGCTCTTTCTGGTGTTTTCCTATATTCCAGGGTGACGCGAATTAAGCCTAAGACAGATTAA